One region of Mucilaginibacter sp. 14171R-50 genomic DNA includes:
- the tyrS gene encoding tyrosine--tRNA ligase, which translates to MNFVEELRWRGMLHDIMPGTEELLNKGMASGYIGFDPTADSLHVGHLTQIMTLIHFQRAGHKPYALVGGATGMVGDPSGKSAERNLLSEDVLNHNLKSVQAQLEKFLDFNSGDNSAQMVNNYDWFKNFTFLDFIRDVGKHLTVNYMMAKDSVKKRLEGDTGMSFTEFTYQLVQGYDFYYLWKHNNCVLQMGGSDQWGNIVTGTELIRRKDQGEAYALTTQLIKKADGTKFGKTESGAVWLDPARTSPYQFYQFWLNTTDVDAKAYIRIFTLYDREVIEAMETEHDAAPHTRVLQKALAKDITLRVHGEAGFEKAIKSTEFLFGNTGIEFLSELNDEEVLAIFSGVPNFTVAKSEVEAGINVSDLLAAKTSVFPSKGEAKKMIQGGGVAINKAKVNTPEDVYTTGDLINNKYLVAQKGKRNYFLIVAE; encoded by the coding sequence ATGAATTTTGTTGAAGAATTACGCTGGAGAGGCATGCTGCACGATATTATGCCCGGCACCGAAGAACTGCTAAACAAAGGTATGGCTTCGGGATATATTGGTTTTGACCCCACTGCCGATTCGCTGCACGTTGGGCACTTAACCCAGATCATGACGCTGATACACTTTCAGCGCGCGGGCCACAAGCCGTACGCGTTGGTGGGCGGCGCTACCGGCATGGTAGGCGATCCGTCGGGTAAATCGGCCGAGCGTAATTTACTATCCGAAGATGTGCTTAACCACAACTTAAAGTCGGTACAGGCACAGCTTGAAAAATTTCTGGATTTTAACAGCGGCGACAACAGCGCCCAAATGGTAAATAATTACGACTGGTTTAAAAACTTCACCTTTTTGGATTTTATACGGGATGTGGGCAAGCACCTCACGGTAAATTACATGATGGCTAAAGACTCGGTTAAGAAACGACTGGAGGGTGATACCGGCATGTCGTTTACCGAGTTTACTTACCAGTTGGTTCAAGGTTATGACTTTTACTACTTGTGGAAACACAACAACTGTGTACTGCAAATGGGCGGCAGTGACCAGTGGGGCAACATAGTTACCGGCACCGAGCTTATTCGCCGTAAAGACCAGGGCGAGGCGTATGCATTAACCACCCAACTCATCAAAAAAGCTGATGGCACCAAATTTGGCAAAACCGAAAGCGGCGCGGTATGGCTCGACCCTGCCCGCACCTCACCATACCAGTTTTACCAGTTTTGGCTTAACACTACAGATGTGGACGCCAAGGCTTATATACGCATATTTACCCTGTATGACCGCGAAGTTATAGAAGCGATGGAAACTGAGCACGATGCAGCACCCCATACCCGCGTTTTACAAAAAGCCCTGGCAAAAGACATTACACTGCGTGTGCATGGCGAAGCTGGTTTTGAAAAAGCCATCAAATCCACCGAGTTTTTATTCGGCAACACCGGCATCGAGTTTTTAAGCGAACTGAACGATGAAGAAGTATTGGCCATATTTAGTGGCGTACCAAACTTTACTGTAGCCAAAAGCGAAGTTGAAGCAGGTATAAACGTATCTGATCTTCTTGCTGCAAAAACGTCTGTGTTCCCATCAAAGGGCGAAGCAAAAAAGATGATTCAGGGCGGTGGTGTAGCTATCAATAAAGCGAAGGTAAACACGCCGGAAGATGTATATACCACCGGTGATCTGATCAATAATAAATACCTGGTAGCACAAAAAGGGAAGAGAAATTATTTTTTAATTGTTGCAGAATGA
- a CDS encoding acyl transferase, protein MIKPGKQQVFAVDNPDTFNQTALQVFNYQAANCEVYGRFVSGLKINPADITSAEQIPFMPVEFFKSHRVVASGDVDEVVFTSSGTTGVITSRHHVTDVSWYEESFRKAFDLFYGDIKEYTVLALLPSYLEREGSSLIYMARDLISQSANPDSGFYLYNHDELYQKLQQQKATNKPTILIGVTFALLDFVDTYQIDFPELIVMETGGMKGRRKEMIREELHSALCAGFGVNAIHSEYGMTELLSQAYSKGEGIFYCPPWMKIITRDTNDPFTLTDTGKTGGINIIDLANINSCSFIATQDLGKVYADGSFEVIGRFDNSDIRGCNLLIA, encoded by the coding sequence ATGATAAAGCCCGGTAAACAGCAGGTCTTCGCAGTTGATAATCCAGACACCTTTAACCAGACTGCCTTACAGGTATTTAATTACCAGGCTGCCAATTGCGAGGTTTATGGCCGGTTCGTGTCAGGCCTTAAAATAAACCCTGCAGATATAACGTCGGCGGAGCAAATTCCCTTTATGCCGGTAGAGTTTTTTAAGTCGCACCGGGTAGTTGCCTCCGGCGACGTAGATGAGGTGGTTTTTACCAGTTCGGGCACTACCGGCGTCATTACCAGCCGACACCATGTAACAGATGTAAGCTGGTATGAAGAGAGTTTCCGTAAGGCTTTTGATCTGTTTTATGGCGATATAAAGGAGTATACTGTGCTGGCGCTGCTGCCATCGTACCTGGAAAGGGAAGGCTCATCGCTTATTTATATGGCGCGGGATCTGATCAGTCAATCGGCCAATCCCGACAGTGGCTTTTATTTATATAATCACGATGAACTTTACCAAAAGCTGCAACAGCAAAAGGCTACAAATAAGCCAACTATACTGATAGGGGTGACCTTTGCCTTGTTGGATTTTGTAGATACTTATCAAATTGATTTTCCGGAACTGATTGTGATGGAAACCGGCGGTATGAAAGGCCGGCGCAAAGAGATGATACGCGAGGAACTGCACAGCGCCTTGTGCGCCGGGTTTGGGGTAAACGCCATTCACTCAGAATATGGCATGACCGAGCTTTTATCGCAAGCCTATTCAAAGGGCGAAGGTATATTTTATTGCCCGCCGTGGATGAAGATCATCACCCGCGATACAAACGACCCGTTCACACTAACCGATACGGGTAAAACAGGCGGTATAAATATCATTGATCTGGCCAATATCAATTCCTGCTCGTTCATCGCCACGCAGGACCTGGGTAAGGTTTATGCCGACGGCTCTTTTGAGGTGATAGGTCGTTTCGATAATTCTGACATTAGGGGCTGTAATTTGCTCATCGCCTAA
- a CDS encoding penicillin acylase family protein encodes MKVFKAVFSLVITLALIWALQTKFGDIPPLGAFLNPSTGFWQNAESKNIIPTQNLKLKGLQGKVTVKFDEDMVPHIFAENDHDLYYVQGYLTAKARLWQMDIQTRSAAGRLSEVVGPKALELDRYHRRMGMTYGAEHTLQGIMKDPVMSKVITAYSDGVNAYIKSLTPAGYPIEFKLLNYAPEEWKPINSAYLLKLMSETLAGGSDELAMTNVLNKFGAKITNDLFPDYPMREDPVIPAGTKWDFKPLPVPEPPAAFKAQMLAGMKNMDRIEGIGSNNWAVSGAKTASGYPILANDPHLNLTLPSIWYQMQMTAPGVNVYGVTLPGAPCVVIGYNQKVSWGVTNVDADILDWYQVKFKDASRTQYWYNNKWNNVTRKVEVINIRGEKPLVDTVLYTHHGPVVYDNAVMAKKGRGNIPVGNSLRWIAHDESDEFKTFYLLNRAKNYDDYREALKYFTAPAQNFIFASADNDIAITPNGKLPLKYRDQGKFIMDGSDPANDWHGWIPYEQNPTVKNPPRGFVSSANQSSTDKSYPYYINWRFESYERGKRINDRLAAMSKATVDSMRILQMDDYSIRAQDILPTMLKYLDASKLDNTQLAALDSVKKWDKHFSATSVGASIVNTWFAKFYQFTWNDDFGDKKTIMQFPGVDRTETLLINEPNSAWFDNKRTPVKETAADVLSSSFNAAVNELVKKHGPSIGKAWQWGNVKPFEVTHLGHVPGLGSGNFASGGNSSVVNALVDGHGPSWRMVVQLGPQVKGYGIIPGGQSGNPGSFFYDDMLKTWQDGRLKELLYLRSATETSSRIKQTLTLSK; translated from the coding sequence ATGAAAGTATTTAAGGCTGTCTTTTCCTTAGTGATCACACTGGCGCTTATTTGGGCGCTGCAGACCAAATTTGGCGATATACCGCCCCTCGGCGCGTTCCTTAACCCATCAACCGGGTTCTGGCAGAATGCCGAAAGCAAAAACATCATCCCAACCCAAAATTTAAAGCTTAAAGGCTTGCAGGGCAAGGTTACCGTAAAGTTTGACGAAGACATGGTGCCGCATATTTTTGCGGAGAACGATCATGATCTTTACTACGTGCAAGGTTATCTGACTGCAAAGGCCCGCCTATGGCAAATGGATATCCAAACTCGTAGCGCGGCGGGCAGACTATCAGAAGTGGTGGGCCCCAAAGCCCTTGAACTGGACCGTTACCACCGCCGCATGGGCATGACCTACGGTGCCGAACACACCCTGCAGGGCATCATGAAAGATCCGGTAATGAGCAAGGTAATAACGGCTTACAGCGATGGCGTTAACGCTTATATCAAAAGCCTTACGCCGGCCGGATACCCCATAGAGTTTAAACTGCTAAATTATGCACCCGAGGAGTGGAAGCCCATAAACTCCGCCTACTTGTTAAAGCTGATGTCAGAGACGCTGGCGGGCGGTTCAGACGAACTTGCGATGACCAACGTACTAAATAAGTTTGGCGCTAAAATAACCAACGACCTGTTCCCGGATTACCCCATGCGCGAAGATCCTGTTATCCCGGCAGGTACAAAATGGGATTTTAAGCCCCTGCCCGTACCTGAGCCGCCTGCAGCCTTTAAGGCGCAAATGCTGGCAGGTATGAAAAATATGGATAGGATAGAAGGCATAGGCAGCAACAACTGGGCGGTAAGCGGCGCTAAAACCGCTTCTGGCTACCCCATTTTAGCCAACGATCCGCATCTTAACCTCACCCTGCCATCCATCTGGTATCAGATGCAAATGACGGCGCCGGGTGTAAACGTTTATGGTGTTACTTTGCCCGGGGCTCCGTGCGTAGTAATTGGTTACAACCAAAAGGTAAGCTGGGGCGTGACCAATGTTGATGCCGATATACTGGATTGGTACCAGGTGAAATTTAAGGACGCCAGCCGCACCCAATACTGGTATAATAATAAATGGAACAATGTAACCCGTAAGGTTGAGGTAATAAACATCCGGGGCGAAAAACCGCTGGTGGATACCGTTTTGTATACCCACCACGGCCCTGTAGTTTACGATAATGCCGTCATGGCCAAAAAGGGCCGTGGTAACATACCGGTAGGGAATTCCCTGCGCTGGATAGCACACGACGAAAGCGACGAGTTTAAAACCTTTTACCTGCTTAACCGGGCAAAAAACTACGACGACTATCGTGAAGCCCTGAAATATTTTACCGCCCCCGCTCAGAACTTTATTTTTGCATCCGCGGATAACGATATAGCTATTACGCCGAACGGTAAGCTGCCGTTGAAATATCGGGATCAGGGTAAATTTATTATGGATGGCAGCGACCCCGCCAACGACTGGCATGGCTGGATACCTTACGAACAAAACCCAACCGTTAAAAACCCACCGCGCGGCTTTGTGAGCTCGGCTAATCAATCATCAACCGATAAAAGCTATCCGTATTATATTAACTGGCGGTTTGAGAGTTACGAACGCGGTAAACGCATTAACGACCGCCTTGCTGCCATGAGCAAAGCAACCGTGGATAGCATGCGTATCTTGCAAATGGACGATTACAGCATCCGCGCGCAGGATATTTTACCAACCATGCTCAAATACCTTGATGCCAGCAAACTTGACAACACGCAGCTTGCGGCTTTAGACAGCGTAAAAAAATGGGACAAACACTTTAGTGCGACCTCGGTCGGCGCAAGTATTGTAAACACGTGGTTTGCCAAATTCTACCAGTTTACCTGGAACGATGATTTTGGGGATAAAAAGACAATTATGCAGTTTCCGGGGGTAGACCGTACTGAAACACTGCTCATAAACGAGCCCAATTCGGCTTGGTTTGATAATAAGCGTACGCCTGTTAAAGAAACCGCGGCAGACGTACTTAGCAGCTCTTTTAACGCGGCTGTTAACGAACTGGTAAAAAAACATGGCCCCTCCATTGGTAAGGCCTGGCAATGGGGCAATGTAAAACCGTTTGAGGTAACCCACCTTGGCCATGTACCGGGCCTTGGCTCCGGTAATTTTGCATCAGGCGGAAACAGTTCGGTAGTGAACGCGCTGGTAGACGGGCACGGCCCTTCGTGGCGCATGGTGGTACAGCTTGGTCCGCAGGTTAAGGGCTATGGTATAATACCTGGCGGGCAGTCGGGCAACCCCGGCAGTTTCTTTTACGACGACATGCTAAAGACGTGGCAGGACGGCAGACTAAAAGAACTGCTATACCTGCGGTCGGCTACCGAAACATCCTCACGGATAAAACAAACATTAACCTTAAGCAAATAA
- a CDS encoding PH domain-containing protein codes for MIEKFLRDEQDPKAVEKVYSRLVDLLTTGEEIIYIAVQKKPIVNLFPDCIAITNKRILFFTPANLGLSIKFVDFVWKDIVDVYTKEEIIGAVFSAKTTIGTEMGVDYLPKVQARKLYQYAQERKEAEREARRLRELEEKRAESGALNIDQAAHAQFQSPAVQQPVAVPTPAPAPIVPEEPKKDELTEKLKRLKTLFESGLISQEEYNHKKLELLSDF; via the coding sequence ATGATCGAAAAATTCTTACGTGACGAACAAGACCCTAAAGCGGTTGAAAAAGTGTACAGCCGTTTGGTTGACCTGCTTACCACCGGCGAGGAAATTATATATATAGCTGTACAAAAAAAACCTATTGTAAACCTTTTCCCGGATTGTATTGCCATTACCAATAAACGTATCCTGTTTTTTACCCCGGCAAACCTTGGCCTGTCAATAAAGTTTGTTGATTTTGTTTGGAAGGATATTGTTGATGTGTACACCAAGGAAGAAATAATAGGCGCCGTGTTCAGCGCTAAAACTACCATAGGCACCGAAATGGGGGTTGACTACCTGCCCAAAGTGCAAGCCCGCAAATTATACCAATACGCCCAGGAACGTAAAGAAGCCGAGCGCGAAGCCCGCCGCCTGCGCGAGCTGGAAGAAAAACGTGCCGAATCGGGCGCGCTAAACATCGACCAGGCAGCTCATGCCCAGTTCCAGTCGCCGGCAGTACAGCAGCCGGTAGCGGTTCCAACCCCTGCGCCTGCACCAATTGTGCCCGAGGAACCTAAAAAGGATGAGCTTACTGAGAAATTAAAAAGATTAAAAACGCTTTTTGAAAGCGGCCTGATATCTCAGGAAGAATATAACCATAAAAAACTGGAGCTGCTAAGCGACTTCTAA
- a CDS encoding RES family NAD+ phosphorylase, with the protein MILYRIANCNYITNLDGMGARLYGARWNSKGNAVVYLASSRALAVLEVLVHLQPLFIPPNFCLAEIEVPNNSILTLDVKSLPANWQDAASPTELRTLGNQFIKESKFLMMKVPSSIVPEEFNYLLNPAHADIKKVKIITTHPFNLDDRLIVVRQTTGK; encoded by the coding sequence ATGATACTTTACCGTATAGCTAATTGCAATTACATTACCAACCTTGATGGTATGGGCGCACGCTTATACGGGGCACGGTGGAACAGCAAAGGCAACGCGGTTGTTTACCTTGCCTCGTCGCGGGCTTTGGCAGTGTTAGAGGTATTGGTACATTTGCAGCCTTTGTTTATTCCGCCTAACTTTTGTCTTGCCGAAATAGAGGTGCCCAATAACAGCATACTAACGCTCGACGTTAAATCATTGCCCGCTAACTGGCAGGATGCCGCCTCTCCTACCGAACTAAGAACCCTGGGCAATCAATTTATCAAAGAATCAAAGTTTTTGATGATGAAAGTACCATCATCAATAGTGCCCGAAGAATTTAATTACCTGCTGAACCCGGCTCATGCAGATATTAAAAAGGTAAAAATTATAACTACCCATCCCTTCAATCTTGACGACAGGCTGATCGTGGTCCGGCAAACAACCGGCAAGTAA
- a CDS encoding GLPGLI family protein, producing MKNLFLSTAMLLSVVCFGQKPDVAVGKATYQYIHIRDTTNRDKPYKETMALLLGRNASVYRSVTKQQQEEEMANQVARQVKSAPDPNHLALTITGPGPVSTDEYYQYINNKKLYVEEQVINYYLTEEPLPTIKWAIKPDTMSFGTLHAQKATTRFKGRDYTAWFCTELPFHNGPWKLSGLPGLIVEAYDAKKEVVFKFMGFEDVSKLNQTILPPADDIKTTPQDLARLKEARVKDPAGFSKAAHGGGQQRRNTNSFMSSIDPSKIASINIVKSTSDNNRINNNPIELPEKK from the coding sequence ATGAAAAACCTGTTTCTGAGCACCGCTATGCTGCTTTCTGTTGTATGCTTTGGCCAAAAGCCAGATGTAGCAGTGGGTAAAGCTACTTACCAGTACATCCACATTAGGGATACCACCAACAGGGATAAGCCCTATAAGGAAACGATGGCCTTATTGCTTGGCCGCAATGCCAGCGTTTACCGCAGCGTTACCAAACAACAGCAGGAAGAAGAAATGGCAAACCAGGTAGCCAGGCAGGTAAAAAGCGCCCCCGACCCTAATCATCTGGCCCTTACTATCACCGGGCCGGGGCCGGTATCAACAGACGAATACTATCAATACATAAACAACAAAAAATTATACGTAGAAGAACAGGTTATTAATTACTACCTGACAGAAGAACCCCTACCTACAATTAAATGGGCAATAAAACCGGATACGATGAGCTTCGGTACCTTGCATGCGCAAAAGGCAACCACCCGTTTTAAGGGCCGTGATTATACTGCCTGGTTTTGTACTGAACTACCTTTTCATAACGGCCCCTGGAAATTAAGCGGCTTACCCGGATTGATAGTGGAAGCTTACGATGCCAAAAAGGAAGTGGTGTTTAAGTTTATGGGGTTTGAAGATGTAAGCAAACTGAACCAAACCATTTTGCCGCCTGCCGACGACATTAAAACCACTCCGCAAGACCTTGCAAGGTTAAAAGAAGCAAGGGTTAAAGACCCGGCCGGGTTTAGTAAAGCGGCACATGGCGGTGGCCAGCAGCGCCGTAATACAAACTCGTTCATGAGCAGTATAGACCCCAGTAAAATAGCTAGTATTAATATTGTAAAGTCAACATCGGATAACAACAGGATAAATAATAACCCTATAGAACTGCCCGAAAAAAAGTAA
- a CDS encoding lipid-binding SYLF domain-containing protein: MKTLKLFSLPILLSAFFILASAKPADDKGTAKINDATKVLKDFSKMKESIPHQLLEEYEGVVIIPKLINAGFGIGGKRGQGVAMVKLADGKWSDPVFITLTGGSIGFQIGVQSVDMVLVFRNKGVLAKVENGDFTIGGDVSAAAGPVGRSSTASTDYKLQAEVYSYSRSKGLFAGISINGSNLAINKSANEAYYGEATASEDIFARATDKSEAVTRLKATLNAL, translated from the coding sequence ATGAAAACATTAAAATTATTTAGCCTGCCGATACTGCTAAGCGCCTTTTTTATACTGGCATCGGCAAAGCCAGCCGACGATAAGGGAACGGCCAAAATAAACGACGCTACCAAGGTTTTGAAAGACTTCAGCAAGATGAAGGAGAGCATTCCTCATCAGTTGCTGGAGGAATATGAAGGTGTGGTAATTATACCGAAGTTAATTAATGCCGGTTTTGGAATTGGCGGCAAACGCGGACAAGGTGTTGCTATGGTAAAGCTGGCCGATGGTAAATGGAGCGATCCTGTTTTTATAACGCTTACCGGCGGCAGCATAGGCTTCCAGATAGGTGTACAATCGGTTGATATGGTGCTGGTTTTCCGCAACAAAGGCGTTTTAGCTAAGGTGGAAAACGGCGACTTTACCATAGGCGGCGATGTATCTGCAGCAGCAGGGCCGGTTGGCCGCAGCAGTACCGCCAGCACCGATTATAAGCTGCAGGCCGAGGTTTACTCCTACTCGCGCAGTAAGGGCTTGTTTGCCGGTATCAGCATAAACGGCAGTAACCTGGCCATCAACAAAAGCGCCAACGAAGCCTACTATGGCGAAGCTACCGCGTCCGAAGATATATTTGCACGGGCGACCGATAAATCTGAAGCGGTTACGCGGCTGAAGGCAACGCTGAACGCGTTATAA
- a CDS encoding thermonuclease family protein, producing the protein MLKKSLFLCLFVLTLTIGCNKNETLYKVIGVKDGDTMVLLSPDNQSITVRLAEIDAPEKSQAFGQAAKQFTSNLCFGKMVKLIGNQHDRYGRTVGKVELENGTNVNYEIVKQGYAWQYRAYSKNMELASLEEHAREARLGLWQDANPTPPWIFRKEGKSRRVEQKTIKSKKHHKKRKPRKHRDTVAF; encoded by the coding sequence ATGCTCAAAAAGTCCTTATTCCTTTGTCTTTTCGTTCTTACGCTTACCATTGGTTGTAATAAAAACGAAACCCTGTACAAAGTAATAGGGGTAAAGGATGGCGATACCATGGTACTGCTTTCCCCTGATAACCAAAGCATCACCGTACGCCTCGCCGAGATAGACGCCCCGGAAAAAAGCCAGGCATTTGGGCAGGCCGCCAAGCAATTTACATCAAACCTGTGCTTTGGTAAAATGGTAAAACTTATTGGTAACCAACACGACCGCTACGGCCGCACAGTAGGGAAGGTAGAACTGGAAAACGGCACTAATGTAAACTACGAGATAGTTAAACAGGGCTATGCCTGGCAATACCGGGCGTATTCAAAAAATATGGAGCTGGCAAGCCTGGAAGAACACGCCCGCGAAGCACGCCTGGGCCTATGGCAGGATGCAAACCCAACCCCGCCCTGGATTTTCAGAAAGGAAGGCAAATCCCGGCGTGTTGAGCAGAAAACGATCAAATCCAAAAAGCACCATAAAAAACGCAAACCGCGTAAGCACCGCGATACGGTAGCTTTTTAA
- a CDS encoding antitoxin Xre-like helix-turn-helix domain-containing protein — MSYKVKHIAKNQVNEPVAMYITQASSTPFYNLLGGNSAAKSSDFDIISLARQGFPKKALLALAKKISLNIQELANILHISERTLQRYEDDAIIKTEYAEKAVELARLYTRGQEVFGSIDKFKLWIKTPGIVFNGEAPVTFLDTSAGFDMVFNELGRIEHGIFV; from the coding sequence ATGTCGTACAAAGTAAAACACATAGCAAAAAACCAGGTTAATGAACCTGTGGCAATGTATATTACCCAGGCTTCATCAACCCCATTTTATAATTTATTAGGCGGCAACAGTGCGGCCAAATCATCTGATTTTGATATCATTAGCCTGGCGCGGCAAGGCTTTCCAAAAAAGGCCTTGCTGGCCTTAGCCAAAAAAATATCTTTAAACATCCAGGAGCTGGCTAATATCCTGCATATTTCAGAGCGTACGCTGCAACGTTACGAGGACGATGCCATTATTAAAACCGAGTACGCCGAAAAGGCTGTTGAGCTTGCGCGCCTTTATACACGCGGCCAGGAGGTTTTTGGCTCGATAGATAAATTTAAGCTATGGATAAAAACCCCAGGCATTGTTTTTAACGGCGAGGCCCCGGTTACCTTCTTAGATACATCTGCCGGCTTTGATATGGTTTTTAACGAATTGGGCCGCATCGAGCACGGTATCTTTGTTTAA